In the Rubrivivax gelatinosus IL144 genome, ACGGCCCTCGGCCCAGCGCAGCGGCAGGCGGTAGTCCTCGGCGAGCATCGCCGCCGCGGCCTCGGCTTCGCTGGGCCCGCCTTCGCTGCCGTGGCCGACGCCGCCGCTGAAGCCCAGCGGCAGGCCGGTGCGGTGCGCAAGCCGCACGCCGTAGCGCAGCCGCTCGGCGGCCAGCGGCTTGAGCACCGCGCCGCCGTACTCCGGCGCCCAGGGATAACGCCCGGCGCCGAGCACGAGGATCGCGGTGTGCGGCGCGCCACGCAGCGACTGCACCTGGGCCTCGCTCAGCACCGGCGGCGGCTGGGTCAGACGGGTGACCAGCCATTGGCCGCCGGCCGAGCTGCAGATCGCCCACAGACCGGCGACACCGGCCAGCAGCGGCAGCCAGCCCAGCGCGCGGCGGCGCAGCATCAGCGCGCCGATCAGGATCAGCAGCAGCAGGGGCACCGGCGGCAGCAGCAGCGTCGCGAGCGCCGGCTTCCAGGATTCGATGCCCAGCCGCATCAGCAAGTCGTTCATGCGGGACGGGTCGGGGGGAGGCGCGGCATTGTCGCCGCCTGCGGCTGGGGCATCATCGCCCCATGCTCGCGAGAATGAAGAAGACGGGCGGCTGGACGCGTCTCGCGGCCACGCTGCTCGCAGGCGCCGTGCTGCTGGCGCTGGTGGCCTGGATCGCCGTACCGCGCCTGGTGAAGGCGCAGCTCGAACAACAAGGCAGCGCGCTGCTGGGCCGCGGCCTGCACGTCGAGTCGGTGTCGTTCTCCCCGCTGACGCTGACGCTCGAACTGCGCGGTCTGGTGCTCGACGCCGCGGCCGGCGACGCCGACCGCAGCCCGCAGGCGCGCGTCGAACGACTGGCGCTGAACCTGTCCTCGCGCTCCTTGTGGGCGCGGATCCCGGTCATCGAGGCCTTGGACCTCGATTCGCCGTCGTTGCGGCTGGCACGCACCGCCGAAGGCCGTTACGACGTCGACGACCTGATCGAGCGGCTCAGCGAGCCCTCGGCGCCAGGCACCCCGCCAGCGCGTTTCGCGCTCTACAACCTGAGCCTGCGCGACGGCAGCCTGCGTTTCGACGACCGGCCCGAAGGCCAGCGCCACCTCGTCGACGCGGTCTCGCTGGGGCTGCCATTCGTCTCGAACGAACCCGACCAGGTGCAGGCCGAGGTCGAACCGCGGCTGTCGCTGCGCCTGGACGGCAGCCCGCTGCATCTGCAAGGCCGCAGCCGGCCGTTCTCGGCCGAGCGCGTCAGCACGATCACGGTGGACCTGCCGGCGCTGGCGCTGGACTCTTTGTGGCCTTATCTGCCGCGCAGCCTGCCGCTGCGGGGGCAGGGCGGCGTGCTCTCGGGCAAGCTGGAGCTGCGATTCGCCCAGCCGGCCGGGCAGCCGGCGCAGCTGTCGCTGCAGGGCCAGGCGACGCTCGCCAGCCTGGCGCTGCGCCGCCCCGACGGCGCGCCGCTGGTGGCCTGGAAGTCGCTCGCCGTCGAGATCGAGGACCTGCGCCCGCTGGAGCGGGTCGTGGCGCTGCGCTCGGTGGTGCTGGACTCGGCCGTGCTGCATCTGCGCCGCGATGCCGCCGGGCGGCTGGAACTGGCCGCGCTGGGCGGCGCCCCTGCCGCAGCCCAGCCAGCGGCACCGGCCTGGCGCTGGAGCGTCGGCTCGAGCGCGCTGCGCGCGGCGACCCTGCACTGGGAAGACGCGT is a window encoding:
- a CDS encoding YdcF family protein — translated: MNDLLMRLGIESWKPALATLLLPPVPLLLLILIGALMLRRRALGWLPLLAGVAGLWAICSSAGGQWLVTRLTQPPPVLSEAQVQSLRGAPHTAILVLGAGRYPWAPEYGGAVLKPLAAERLRYGVRLAHRTGLPLGFSGGVGHGSEGGPSEAEAAAAMLAEDYRLPLRWAEGRSRDTTENARYSVEMLRRDGITRIVLVTHGFHMRRALGAFERAAADGGPPIEIVPAPTGMRAPRQLLLSDLMPEPEGYRLSWIAVHEWLGRLAGA